A part of Tigriopus californicus strain San Diego chromosome 10, Tcal_SD_v2.1, whole genome shotgun sequence genomic DNA contains:
- the LOC131888187 gene encoding uncharacterized protein LOC131888187 has product MNPIAYYIAKLPIVRELLFYGFVRRLTPPVMVLQVTIVGGGIMGCATAYYLTKLGSERVQVTLIERHRIAGHASGKAGGFLALDWCDGGPVEALARKSFQLHEELATELGTNIDYRKLDTLSMAVEKGRALQQKGIPAWVDGTVTRKGNMGTPKTTAQVHPELLTQALFRAAEKNGAKLIQGQVVQVHVEASKVKSVQVKGRAQPIPADIVVIAMGPWSGLAQDWFPKATIGRVTGSRAHSVVLDTSQHDITPHALFLDIGSESPEIYPRPDGTIYMAGTTDGASLPEDPADVSPDPEAVQKLVRMAGIVSGALERSPLVKGQACYLPCVGSGKPLIGQLKPYQGAFIATGHTCWGILNGPATGLVLAELILTGKSNSVNIKHLMP; this is encoded by the coding sequence atgaatcCTATTGCTTACTATATAGCTAAACTGCCCATTGTAAGAGAGCTTCTTTTTTACGGCTTTGTCCGCAGATTGACCCCGCCAGTCATGGTCCTGCAAGTGACGATCGTGGGCGGTGGTATCATGGGATGTGCTACCGCCTACTATCTCACCAAACTGGGTTCGGAGCGAGTCCAAGTCACTTTGATAGAGCGCCACCGAATTGCTGGACACGCCTCCGGCAAAGCGGGGGGTTTCTTAGCCTTGGATTGGTGCGACGGGGGACCTGTGGAAGCCTTGGCCCGGAAAAGCTTTCAACTTCACGAGGAATTGGCAACGGAATTGGGCACAAATATCGACTATCGGAAGCTCGATACTTTGTCCATGGCGGTCGAGAAAGGCCGAGCCTTACAACAAAAAGGAATTCCAGCCTGGGTCGACGGGACGGTGACTCGGAAAGGCAATATGGGCACGCCTAAAACAACAGCCCAAGTCCATCCGGAGCTGCTGACCCAAGCCCTGTTTCGAGCAGCCGAGAAGAATGGTGCTAAACTAATCCAAGGTCAAGTCGTTCAAGTTCATGTCGAAGCTTCGAAGGTCAAGAGTGTCCAGGTGAAAGGACGCGCGCAGCCCATTCCAGCCGATATTGTGGTGATCGCCATGGGACCTTGGTCGGGATTGGCGCAAGACTGGTTTCCGAAGGCTACCATTGGACGTGTGACGGGCAGTCGTGCTCACAGCGTGGTCTTGGATACTTCCCAACATGACATCACACCTCATGCGCTCTTCTTGGACATTGGGTCGGAATCCCCGGAGATTTATCCCCGACCCGATGGTACCATCTACATGGCTGGCACCACGGATGGAGCCAGTCTTCCCGAGGATCCAGCCGATGTCTCGCCCGATCCGGAAGCGGTTCAGAAGCTGGTTCGAATGGCTGGAATTGTATCGGGCGCTCTAGAGCGATCACCGTTGGTCAAAGGTCAAGCCTGTTACTTACCTTGTGTGGGATCGGGTAAGCCTCTCATCGGGCAATTGAAGCCTTACCAAGGAGCCTTTATCGCCACTGGACATACGTGTTGGGGAATTTTAAATGGACCGGCCACCGGATTAGTATTAGCCGAGCTCATTCTCACGGGCAAATCCAACAGTGTGAACATTAAACACTTGATGCCTTGA
- the LOC131888809 gene encoding protein lifeguard 1-like, translating to MGGTAQDVETGGINPLPEGFGSSFNEKRIRLKFVRKVYAILMSQLSLTTITIGVFCFTPAIKRFYCSDVALNAAGSLQCVNASLYGLSLYWGSYLVFIITYFTLICSSNVRRKSPGNVIALLVFTAAVSLMLANIALYHDVNWVMLAIGITALLCLGLTLFACQTKVDVTGWGIYLFAACWILFIFAILMMVFFLKSYPLMGVVYSGLLALLFSLFFIYHTQLMLGSKKYRLSPEESIFAATQLYVDVANIFMGILGLGGGR from the exons ATGGGTGGAACAGCTCAAGACGTGGAAACGGGAGGGATTAACCCTCTGCCCGAGGGATTTGGCTCTTCCTTCAACGAAAAGAGGATTCGATTGAAATTCGTGCGTAAAGTGTATGCCATTCTGATGAGCCAACTAAGTCTGACCACGATCACCATTGGTGTGTTCTGTTTTACTCCGGCCATCAAGCGGTTCTATTGCTCGGACGTGGCCTTGAATGCTGCGGGATCGCTGCAATGTGTCAACGCCAGTTTGTATGGCCTTAGTTTGTATTGGGGCTCCTATTTGGTCTTTATCATTACTTACTTCACCCTGATCTGCTCTTCGAATGTACGGCGAAAATCCCCGGGGAATGTCATCGCTCTGTTGGTGTTCACGGCCGCTGTATCCTTGATGTTGGCCAATATAG CTCTGTATCATGATGTCAATTGGGTGATGCTGGCCATTGGGATCACGGCCTTATTGTGCCTGGGCTTGACCTTGTTCGCCTGTCAGACCAAAGTGGACGTCACGGGTTGGGGAATCTATTTGTTTGCCGCCTGTTGGATCTTGTTCATCTTCGCCATCTTGATGATGGTATTTTTCCTCAAGTCTTACCCTTTAATGGGCGTGGTTTACTCGGGCCTTTTGGCGCTCTTGTTTTCGTTGTTCTTTATCTACCACACCCAGCTCATGTTGGGCTCCAAAAAGTACCGACTATCACCCGAGGAGTCCATCTTTGCCGCCACGCAACTCTATGTGGATGTGGCCAATATCTTCATGGGCATTCTCGGTCTCGGAGGCGGTCGCTAA
- the LOC131888018 gene encoding aspartate--tRNA ligase, mitochondrial-like, which produces MSGVLRGLRYPRCIGTGVPKGSSNTQGTISTRWSSSFSDRSHSCGDLRPGHVGQSVRLSGWLQFVRMDKFLVLRDTHGQTQLIIPSDRRDLWGRIRELPLESTLSVQGQVLARPVDQINLKLDTGQVEVRVSELLASNPASSAIPFLNRGYHAAKEGLQMEYRYLALRTPALQHNLKVRSRMIMAMRQFLTAHDFVDIETPVLFRRTPGGAQEFVVPSRTPDKFYSLVQSPQQFKQLLMVGGLDRYFQIAKCFRDEGAKADRQPEFTQLDIELSFTNPDHIRRLVEQLIVHSWPEDKPRPSTPFLRLTHETCLKRYGSDKPDLRFEHQIRDLTRVFEGDELDFLAPSSEPRAVQAIVFHSDEAVKVKTVKELEAWIKPQYPSVIVSYFMVDSTGQVKNTLLKKCSSHVRERVAAELDLTGHAFGFLAIGPRASTLKALGKLRPELARLCLKLDPTEFKFLWVEEFPLFEPKENDPNHLESAHHPFTQPHPGDIELLTKNPLCVRGLHYDLVLNGSEIGGGSIRINDAKLQEHVLKDILGEDTSELQHLLDALSFGCPPHGGIAIGLDRLLAIVTNSKSIRDVIAFPKTAEGRDAMGDAPATISDEDKQRYHIRSVLPTKPNDEIDSGS; this is translated from the coding sequence ATGTCTGGTGTCCTTCGCGGCCTGAGATACCCACGGTGCATTGGGACAGGGGTCCCAAAAGGGTCATCTAACACCCAAGGGACGATCAGTACCCGATGGTCGTCATCGTTCTCGGATCGGAGCCATTCCTGCGGGGATCTGCGTCCCGGGCACGTGGGTCAATCCGTTCGCTTGTCGGGCTGGCTCCAATTTGTTCGCATGGACAAGTTCCTGGTTCTCCGAGATACTCACGGACAAACCCAACTCATCATCCCTTCTGATCGTCGGGATCTGTGGGGTCGGATCCGAGAACTCCCCTTAGAATCCACCCTCtccgttcaaggccaagtCCTGGCTCGCCCCGTGGATCAAATCAACCTCAAGTTAGACACGGGTCAAGTAGAGGTCCGGGTGTCCGAGTTGTTGGCCAGTAACCCGGCCAGCTCGGCCATTCCTTTCTTGAATCGAGGCTATCATGCGGCCAAAGAAGGTCTGCAGATGGAGTATCGCTATCTGGCCCTTCGCACACCCGCGTTGCAACACAATCTCAAGGTTCGATCCCGGATGATTATGGCCATGCGGCAATTCTTGACGGCTCATGATTTTGTCGATATCGAGACTCCCGTTTTGTTTCGACGAACGCCGGGGGGAGCTCAAGAGTTCGTGGTGCCTTCGCGTACCCCGGATAAATTTTATTCTTTAGTCCAAAGCCCGCAGCAGTTTAAGCAGTTGCTCATGGTGGGTGGATTGGATCGCTATTTCCAGATTGCCAAGTGCTTTCGCGATGAAGGCGCCAAGGCGGATCGCCAACCCGAGTTCACGCAACTCGATATCGAGTTGTCGTTCACCAATCCCGATCATATTCGTCGGTTGGTCGAGCAACTCATTGTGCATAGTTGGCCCGAGGATAAGCCTCGGCCTTCCACTCCGTTCTTGCGGCTCACCCATGAGACCTGCCTGAAACGATATGGGTCGGACAAGCCGGATCTGCGTTTCGAGCACCAGATCCGGGATTTGACGCGCGTGTTCGAAGGTGATGAGCTGGATTTTCTAGCTCCAAGTTCAGAGCCTCGTGCGGTGCAAGCTATCGTGTTCCATTCGGACGAAGCGGTCAAGGTGAAGACTGTCAAAGAGTTGGAGGCATGGATCAAGCCGCAATATCCGTCCGTGATTGTATCGTATTTCATGGTTGACTCGACTGGTCAGGTGAAGAACACGTTGTTAAAGAAATGTTCTAGTCATGTCAGGGAAAGGGTGGCCGCTGAGCTTGACCTCACGGGTCATGCATTCGGATTCCTCGCCATCGGACCTCGAGCGTCCACGTTAAAGGCGTTGGGTAAACTCCGACCGGAGCTGGCCAGACTATGTCTGAAGCTGGATCCCACGGAGTTTAAATTCTTGTGGGTAGAAGAGTTCCCATTATTTGAACCGAAGGAAAATGATCCGAATCATTTGGAATCGGCCCATCATCCCTTCACTCAACCACATCCTGGCGATATCGAATTGCTAACTAAGAACCCTCTTTGTGTTCGAGGGCTTcattatgatttggttttaaATGGCAGTGAGATCGGTGGTGGATCGATTCGCATCAACGACGCCAAGTTACAAGAGCATGTTTTAAAAGATATTTTAGGTGAAGACACTTCCGAGTTGCAACACCTCCTGGATGCCTTGAGTTTTGGCTGTCCGCCTCATGGAGGCATTGCTATTGGATTAGATCGTCTTCTGGCCATTGTGACGAATTCCAAAAGCATTCGTGATGTGATTGCCTTTCCCAAGACGGCGGAAGGCCGAGACGCCATGGGCGATGCTCCTGCTACGATATCAGACGAGGATAAACAAAGATATCACATACGATCTGTTCTCCCAACCAAACCCAATGATGAAATAGATTCCGGGTCATGA
- the LOC131888188 gene encoding vacuolar protein sorting-associated protein 37A-like, which translates to MAHDSLLIRSMNRSKGLVPRGGANGYPAPDPYRGPSQDPFHRRKQINTLRIFNENVSEIRPDVQYHVDFRAVNGQAFQLRVFLPPGFPSQRPDMALSPPGSHPWLDQSGQVVGAPGLLNYSVLSDLGRVVQAIKRELEKNPPKVSTSGPESKTSPEQPLGAVSRVSRPTPVISVIPGLSDLSPEELTELSESDIALRHFCQTMPNPDLDALNLTLEQTRERIQTLAHDNQNLGQSLQDQKDRISEAIQPWSKVRDELSAALPECAASRQKVNLPTLVERLAQASVQSEEDSEAMAEKFQAGDMSVETFMKEFVASRSAYHLRRTKLDKLRTYCRSAKN; encoded by the coding sequence ATGGCCCATGACTCCCTCCTCATAAGGAGCATGAATCGATCCAAAGGGCTGGTCCCTCGCGGCGGTGCCAACGGCTACCCTGCCCCCGATCCATATCGGGGACCCAGTCAGGACCCGTTTCATCGCCGCAAGCAGATTAACACGCTACGCATTTTCAATGAGAATGTCTCGGAAATCCGGCCCGATGTTCAGTATCACGTGGATTTCCGGGCCGTCAACGGCCAAGCCTTCCAATTGCGCGTGTTCTTACCGCCCGGGTTTCCTAGTCAACGTCCGGATATGGCTTTAAGCCCGCCGGGCTCCCACCCTTGGCTGGATCAGTCGGGCCAAGTCGTGGGCGCCCCTGGGCTGCTCAACTACTCGGTCTTGTCCGATTTGGGACGAGTGGTGCAAGCCATCAAGCGGGAATTGGAGAAGAACCCGCCCAAAGTCTCGACTAGCGGGCCGGAGTCCAAGACTTCACCCGAACAGCCGCTCGGAGCCGTGAGTCGGGTCAGTCGGCCGACGCCCGTGATATCGGTCATTCCGGGACTGAGTGATTTGAGCCCGGAGGAGTTGACTGAGCTCTCGGAAAGTGATATCGCCTTGAGACATTTCTGTCAGACTATGCCTAATCCGGATTTGGATGCGCTGAACCTGACCCTGGAACAGACCCGCGAGCGAATTCAGACTTTAGCCCACGACAACCAAAACTTGGGTCAGAGccttcaagaccaaaaagatCGAATCTCCGAGGCCATTCAGCCTTGGTCAAAAGTTCGAGATGAGTTAAGCGCCGCCCTCCCTGAATGTGCGGCATCGCGTCAGAAAGTGAATCTTCCGACGTTGGTGGAGAGATTGGCTCAAGCCAGCGTCCAGTCCGAAGAGGACAGCGAAGCCATGGCCGAGAAGTTCCAGGCGGGCGACATGAGCGTGGAGACATTCATGAAAGAGTTCGTAGCCTCGCGATCGGCCTACCATTTACGCCGAACCAAGTTAGACAAGCTCCGTACCTATTGCCGTTCAGCCAAAAACTGA
- the LOC131889363 gene encoding pyruvate dehydrogenase phosphatase regulatory subunit, mitochondrial-like, producing the protein MKIDLRGSKKFNRNIADGTSKYGSGMLGLFRPANERHIVQNCIELYRELQRKGFDIGLHECGSLNLANSKDRMLSLQRRANRYKPTGLDCHVLGPNELKEKHPYLYTADLQGGVWVPDDSTVHPKKVSEALAYQAYSGGARFVGDCGVNKVTTTKCDRLGPNSSGNVRVSGVETEKGFIECDYFVNCAGIWAREIGQLSEPIVKVPVCPAEHFFLTFKEIPEMKDKQLPIVRDYDNHTYFRVWNNSFLMGTFEREARPWNVKSETGWNNVTEEHWIHMSPYISAATRRMPILKESQYDFLLNTPDAFTPDGKWILGEAPEVGNYFVCAGMNGNSLQGAGGVGKVTADWMVRKHPPGNMLSFEVQRFTNLHNNKKFLYERAFEVYPIINEFKRGRKIRTSPIFSELEARGAVFGERMGWERPLYFNPFHSRDDTPAQLPHLGTFGKPECFDQIEEEYHVCREAVGIIDMSSFSKFVINGDEHALVEYLQNLCSNNVNIPVGGIIPTGMLNEKGGFENDCMLVRKRKDSYFMVCPTQQQTRILEWMEGHLPRNSNIGLSDVTSLYTVLTLAGPKSTDLMEELTNSSMTMQPFTFKYVNMGYASGVMVQTVTQTGEPGFSLYVQSDHALHLYDRIMSVGRDYGIRNVGHLAMRFLRIEKFIPFWGEELTSESSPIEVGRTFKVKFDKDNFIGKDVLVRQRKEGVVKRLVQFQLKSFNKDTQNWPWGGEAIFRNREFVGVVTNSAYGFTLKKMVCLGFVQHPETFKGHVTRLDGNFFNDKSAEWFINVGGDMHPATCHLFPPTFQKVGTELEQMESAHNAKPPKPGHAPKMSVVQKKQK; encoded by the exons ATGAAAATTGACTTGCGCGGCTCCAAGAAATTCAACC GCAACATCGCGGATGGCACCTCCAAGTATGGCTCGGGCATGTTGGGACTCTTCCGACCGGCTAATGAGCGACATATCGTGCAAAATTGCATCGAGCTGTACCGCGAACTTCAGCGAAAAGGCTTCGATATTGGATTGCACGAGTGCGGCAGTCTCAATTTGGCTAACAGCAAGGATCGGATGTTGTCCCTGCAGCGACGAGCCAATCGATATAAGCCTACTGGTCTCGATTGTCATGTCCTCGGTCCAAACGAGCTCAAAGAAAAGCATCCCTATCTCTACACGGCTGATCTTCAAGGTG GTGTGTGGGTACCCGATGATTCCACCGTACACCCCAAGAAGGTCTCAGAGGCCTTGGCTTATCAGGCCTACAGTGGTGGAGCACGTTTTGTGGGTGACTGCGGGGTGAACAAGGTCACTACCACCAAATGCGACCGTTTAGGACCCAATTCCAGTGGCAACGTGCGCGTTTCTGGGGTCGAGACTGAGAAGGGCTTCATAGAGTGCGACTACTTTGTGAATTGTGCCGGAATCTGGGCTCGCGAAATCGGCCAATTAAGTGAGCCTATCGTCAAAGTTCCCGTTTGTCCGGCCGAGCACTTCTTCCTTACGTTTAAGGAGATCCCCGAGATGAAAGACAAACAGCTCCCGATTGTTCGAGATTACGATAATCATACCTACTTTCGAGTTTGGAACAATTCGTTCCTCATGGGCACGTTTGAGCGGGAAGCCCGGCCATGGAACGTCAAATCTGAAACGGGGTGGAATAACGTTACGGAAGAGCACTGGATCCACATGTCACCGTACATTTCCGCGGCCACTCGACGGATGCCCATTCTAAAAGAGAGCCAATATGATTTTCTACTCAATACGCCCGATGCTTTCACCCCCGATGGGAAATGGATTCTAGGCGAAGCCCCTGAGGTGGGGAACTACTTTGTTTGCGCTGGGATGAATGGGAACTCGCTTCAG GGTGCGGGGGGTGTGGGAAAAGTGACAGCCGATTGGATGGTGAGAAAACATCCTCCGGGCAACATGCTTTCGTTCGAGGTGCAAAGGTTCACGAATTTGcacaacaacaaaaagttCCTGTACGAGAGGGCATTCGAAGTC TATCCTATCATCAACGAGTTCAAGCGCGGACGGAAAATCCGAACCTCGCCGATTTTTAGCGAACTCGAGGCACGAGGGGCCGTTTTTGGTGAACGCATGGGTTGGGAGCGACCTCTTTACTTCAACCCATTTCACAGCCGTGATGACACGCCAGCACAATTGCCGCATTTGGGCACTTTCGGCAAACCCGAATGCTTCGACCAAATCGAGGAAGAATATCACGTTTGTCGCGAAGCTGTCGGTATCATCGACATGTCGTCCTTCTCGAAATTCGTCATCAATGGCGACGAACACGCTTTAGTGGAGTATCTGCAAAACTTGTGCTCAAATAACGTGAACATTCCTGTGGGTGGGATAATTCCTACCGGCATGCTCAACGagaaag GTGGCTTTGAGAACGATTGCATGTTAGTAAGAAAACGTAAGGATTCCTACTTCATGGTTTGTCCAACGCAACAGCAAACCCGAATCCTCGAATGGATGGAGGGCCATCTACCCCGCAACAGCAATATCGGCCTCTCCGACGTGACCTCGTTGTACACAGTCCTCACCCTGGCCGGTCCCAAGTCCACGGACCTCATGGAGGAACTGACCAACTCGTCCATGACCATGCAGCCGTTCACCTTCAAGTACGTGAACATGGGCTATGCTTCTGGAGTGATGGTGCAAACCGTCACCCAAACGGGCGAACCCGGTTTCAGTCTCTACGTTCAATCGGATCACGCTCTCCATCTCTACGATCGAATCATGTCCGTGGGCCGGGATTATGGTATACGGAATGTGGGCCATTTGGCCATGAGGTTCCTCCGGATTGAGAAATTTATCCCGTTTTGGGGCGAGGAACTTACGTCGGAGTCAAGTCCCATTGAAGTGGGTCGGACCTTCAAGGTGAAATTCGACAAGGACAATTTCATCGGCAAAGACGTGCTAGTCAGGCAAAGAAAAGAGGGTGTGGTCAAGCGCTTGGTGCAATTCCAACTCAAGTCGTTCAACAAGGATACTCAGAATTGGCCTTGGGGCGGGGAGGCGATCTTCCGGAATCGTGAATTTGTGGG GGTCGTGACAAACTCTGCCTACGGCTTcacattgaaaaagatggttTGCTTGGGGTTCGTACAGCACCCCGAAACCTTCAAAGGCCATGTCACAAGATTAGATGGGAACTTTTTCAACGATAAATCAGCAGAATGGTTCATCAACGTTGGGGGAGATATG CATCCCGCAACTTGCCATTTGTTTCCACCTACCTTCCAAAAGGTGGGTACAGAATTAGAGCAAATGGAGTCAGCTCATAACGCTAAGCCTCCAAAACCGGGTCATGCCCCCAAGATGAGCGTCGTTCAGAAGAAGCAGAAATAA
- the LOC131888019 gene encoding WD repeat-containing protein 89-like: MMESLEIDTNTDRDMFSEDVSEVFTKSFQLKNRAAMGLDNTYILEICPNSDQSLLATSLSSNGIAIYDSESLVRKHFFPKSHEGQISGLKFSWENPNLLFSCSVDQSIKLWDLRSSIDNNQCSKMFKDSSRESNPKLSKVKPFTSFDLSCDDRYICAGTEKVLDAFLLFWDVRGNDTALLGGYWDSHEDDITTVKFHPENPNRLASSGTDGIVNIFDISQSCEDDALDTCHNTESSVQKLTWFHNNSKLDSLAILTHTEELALWNIDDLEPFKMFSREDLCIGLKRKLTEVCYFVDVHDVKKEDECYDLMIVGGSSSPAKPCLRLLTWKKNRLKPYGHLNGYKSPLTRSSVLNINEGLVFTGGEDGLLNSWSEGPPLGDEKPSDKTVMKVQKTTKDRSKPY, translated from the coding sequence ATGATGGAATCATTGGAGATCGACACCAACACGGATCGAGACATGTTCTCGGAAGATGTGTCTGAGGTATTCACCAAGAGCTTTCAATTAAAGAATCGAGCCGCCATGGGCTTAGATAACACTTATATCCTGGAAATCTGCCCCAACAGCGATCAGAGTTTATTGGCCACATCCTTGTCCTCCAATGGAATTGCAATCTACGATTCGGAGAGTCTCGTtcgaaagcatttttttcccaaatcgCACGAAGGGCAAATATCCGGCCTGAAGTTCAGCTGGGAAAATCCTAACCTCCTGTTTTCGTGTTCAGTAGACCAGAGCATCAAGCTTTGGGATCTTCGATCGTCCATTGACAATAACCAGTGTTCCAAGATGTTCAAGGATTCCTCTCGGGAGTCCAATCCCAAGTTGTCCAAGGTGAAACCTTTCACCTCGTTCGATCTCAGTTGCGACGATCGGTATATTTGCGCGGGTACTGAAAAGGTCTTGGATgccttcctcctcttctggGACGTTCGAGGCAATGACACGGCTCTTTTGGGCGGATACTGGGACTCGCATGAAGATGACATCACCACGGTGAAGTTCCATCCGGAAAATCCCAACCGATTGGCCTCCAGTGGCACGGATGGAATCGTGAACATATTCGACATCAGCCAATCTTGCGAGGATGACGCCCTCGACACGTGCCACAATACTGAGTCATCAGTCCAAAAGCTGACCTGGTTCCATAATAATAGCAAGCTGGACAGCCTGGCTATCTTGACCCACACCGAAGAGCTGGCTTTGTGGAACATCGATGACCTGGAGcctttcaaaatgttctctCGCGAAGATCTCTGCATTGGATTGAAGCGCAAACTCACGGAAGTCTGCTACTTTGTGGACGTTCATGACgtcaagaaagaagatgaATGCTACGATCTCATGATTGTGGGGGGTTCGTCGTCTCCTGCAAAGCCTTGTTTGAGACTCTTGACTTGGAAGAAGAATCGATTGAAACCCTATGGACATTTGAATGGCTACAAATCCCCTCTAACGAGAAGTAGTGTCCTCAATATCAATGAAGGTCTGGTTTTCACCGGTGGGGAAGACGGCTTGCTAAACTCTTGGTCTGAAGGACCACCCTTGGGTGATGAGAAGCCGAGTGACAAGACCGTGATGAAGGTTCAAAAGACAACGAAAGACAGGAGTAAACCGTATTAA